A single Cucumis melo cultivar AY chromosome 4, USDA_Cmelo_AY_1.0, whole genome shotgun sequence DNA region contains:
- the LOC103486992 gene encoding cyclic dof factor 2, whose amino-acid sequence MSEPKDPAIKLFGKTIPLPEPSPATPHLPTSSLHIPTPADHTTAVANHDHDSSSSTLSPEANIDVDGEDLEVDKDAISEKSGGTKLEDRDGDGDGDGGLSVSTEEFTNSDTSVVKTENSKVLSGEESNPSSTTKTDEQNETSNSQEKTLKKPDKILPCPRCNSMDTKFCYYNNYNVNQPRHFCKNCQRYWTAGGTMRNVPVGAGRRKNKSSASHHRQIIVSEALQHARTDVPNGIHHSTLKPNGNVLAFGSDAPLCESMASILNIADKTRQNSTRNGFQKPEALKIPVAYENGENDDQSQESAPTPFINNEEGKTGPQDQVIHNCQGFLPSHVPFFPGTPWPYPWNSPQWSSPVPPPTFYPPGIPMPFYPTAPFWGCTVPGAWPIPWVSQPPPLSPVAQNHAPNSPTLGKHSRDENVTKQSDFGEHEQQKDNKTEKCLWIPKTLRIDDPGEAAKSSIWATLGIKNDKTDSVSEGLFKAFQSKKIDEKNHKTEASPVLQVNPAALSRSIKFHESS is encoded by the exons ATGTCGGAGCCAAAAGATCCGGCGATCAAGCTCTTTGGGAAGACGATTCCTCTACCGGAGCCTTCTCCGGCCACTCCTCACCTTCCCACTTCTTCTTTACATATTCCCACACCCGCTGACCATACCACTGCCGTTGCTAATCATGACCacgattcttcttcttcaaccttgTCTCCGGAAGCTAATATCGATGTCGATGGTGAAGATCTGGAAGTCGATAAG GATGCTATAAGCGAGAAATCAGGTGGAACTAAGCTGGAAGATAGAGATGGAGATGGAGATGGAGATGGAGGGTTGTCTGTTTCGACTGAAGAGTTCACGAATTCAGATACTTCTGTAGTGAAAACAGAGAATTCTAAAGTACTTTCTGGCGAGGAAAGTAATCCATCCAGTACTACAAAGACTGATGAACAGAACGAAACAAGTAATTCGCAAGAGAAGACTCTCAAGAAACCCGACAAGATACTTCCATGCCCTCGCTGTAATAGTATGGATACCAAGTTCTGCTACTATAATAATTACAATGTTAATCAACCACGCCACTTTTGTAAGAACTGTCAAAGGTATTGGACTGCTGGGGGGACAATGAGGAACGTTCCTGTGGGTGCAGGACGTCGTAAGAACAAAAGCTCCGCTTCTCACCATCGTCAGATTATTGTTTCGGAAGCGCTTCAGCATGCTCGAACTGATGTTCCTAATGGTATTCATCATTCTACCCTCAAACCTAATGGAAATGTATTGGCATTTGGTTCAGATGCCCCTCTTTGTGAATCAATGGCTTCCATTTTAAACATTGCTGATAAAACAAGGCAGAATAGTACTAGAAATGGCTTTCAAAAACCTGAAGCTCTGAAAATTCCTGTGGCTTATGAGAATGGTGAAAATGATGATCAATCTCAGGAATCTGCTCCAACTCCATTTATAAATAATGAAGAAGGCAAAACTGGGCCACAAGATCAAGTTATTCATAATTGTCAAGGCTTTTTACCTTCTCACGTTCCATTCTTTCCTGGGACTCCTTGGCCTTACCCTTGGAATTCACCACAATGGAGCTCTCCTGTTCCGCCTCCTACTTTCTATCCACCTGGCATTCCTATGCCGTTCTATCCGACCGCCCCATTTTGGGGTTGTACGGTTCCTGGCGCCTGGCCCATTCCATGGGTTTCCCAGCCGCCACCTCTAAGCCCTGTTGCCCAAAATCACGCTCCCAACTCTCCAACGTTGGGGAAACATTCAAGAGATGAGAATGTGACCAAGCAAAGTGATTTTGGGGAACACGAGCAGCAGAAAGATAACAAAACTGAGAAATGTCTTTGGATACCGAAAACATTGAGGATAGATGACCCTGGCGAAGCAGCTAAAAGCTCCATATGGGCAACTCTAGGAATCAAGAATGACAAGACTGATTCAGTTAGTGAAGGGCTCTTCAAGGCTTTTCAATCAAAAAAGATTGACGAAAAGAATCACAAAACCGAAGCCTCTCCAGTCTTGCAAGTCAATCCAGCTGCATTGTCCAGATCAATCAAATTTCACGAAAGCTCGTGA